A window of Phenylobacterium sp. NIBR 498073 genomic DNA:
GGCAGCAAGGCCGCGCTCGAGGCGACCGGCACCTACTCGCCGACCACCTTCACCATGAACGCCAAGATCAGCACCACCTATGCCGGGGTGCCGCTCAGCGCCAACGCCATCACCACCGCCAAGCGGATAAGCGAGACCTGCCCGGCGGCGCCGCCCGCCTCTTAACCAAGCCTGCGACGAAATCGCCGCTCAAACCCTGGCTGAGCCGTTTACTTGGCTCGCGCTTGAGGCGAAGCTGCCGCTCACGACGATGTGAGGCGGTGCGTATGACGACGACACTTGAGGAACTGACCCGGCGCGTGGCGGCGGCAGTGGGCGAGGACGCCGGCCTGGGCAGGACGTTCAAGGTCGACCTGCGCGGCGAAGGCTTCATCCATATCGACGGCGCCTCGGTGACCAACGAGGACAAGCCCGCCGACCTGACGGTTTCGATCAGCCGCAAAGACCTCAAGGCGCTGGGTGCGGGCGAGCTCAACCCGATGACCGCGGTCATCACCGGCCGGCTCAAGGTGTCGGACATGGGCCTGGCCATGTCGCTGCAGCCGCAGATGCAGGCCTTGTTCGCCAAACTGGGATGAGCATGTCGCCGGCGCCTTTGATTTCCATTCCAAGCGCGCCGGTTCCGGCCGGCGCCGAGGCGGCCTGGTTCGAGGGCGCGGGCAAGGCCCGGCTTCGGGCGGCGCTGTTCCCAGCCCGCGGCGCGGTCCGCGGCTCCATCGTGCTCAGCGGCGGACGCACCGAGCCGATCGAGAAGTATTTCGAGGTCATCGAGGACCTCACCGGCCGCGGCTATGTCGTCCTGGCCCACGACTGGCGCGGCCAGGGCCTGTCGCATCGCGAGCTTCCCGACCGGCTGGCCGGCCACGCCCGCGGCTATGACGCGTTCCTGGCCGACTACCACGCGCTGCTCGCCGCCTATGAGAGCCGGCTGCCGCAACCGTGGTTCGCCATCGGCCATTCGATGGGCGGCTGCCTGACGCTGCTGGCGCTGGCCAAGGGCGAGGCGGCGCGGTTCCAGGGCGCCATCCTCTGCGCGCCGATGCTGGAGCTGCAATTGGGCAAGACGCCGCCGACGGCGGCGCGGCTGATGGCCGGTCTCAATGTCCTGCTCGGGCGGGGCGGGGCCTATGCGCGTCCGGCCGGTCCGGCCGAGACCTTCGAAACCAACGTCCTGACCCACGACCGCGCCCGCTACGAGCGGGCCAAGGCGCAGGTGCGGGCCGAACCCAAGCTGGACCTGGGCGGGCCCACCTGGGGCTGGATCGACTTCGCGCTGAAGGCCACCGCCTACCTGTCGCGGCCCGAGACCTTGAAAAGCGTGACGATTCCGGTCGTCATCGTGTCGGCCGAACAGGATCGACTCGTCGACAACACCGCCCAGCGTGTGGCCGCGAGGAACCTGCCCGCGGGCGAGTTCGTCAATGTCGCCGGCGCGTTCCACGAAATTCTCATGGAGACGGACACAATGCGGAACATCTTCCTGCGTGCGTTGGACGCCTTGCTGGGCCGCTCGGCCCCCGCGCCGGCGGCGCCCAAGCCTCTGGAGCCGACGCCCATGACCGCCGCAGCGCCGGCTTCCGCGCCCGCGCCCGCCCCGGCTCCGGTCGCCGAGGTCAAGCCCGCGCCGGCGCCTGCGTCCAAGGCCGCTGAACCCGCGCCGGCCGCTCCGGCCGCCGTCGTAGAGGTCAAGCCGGCTGCGCCGAAGGCGCCTGCCGAGCCCAAGGCGGCGCCGAAGCCGAAGGCCGAAGCCAAGCCCGCCGCCAAGTCGGCGGCCGCTGCGAAACCCAGGGCGGCCCCGGCCGCTAAACCCGCGGCGAAGGCGGCCGCCAAGCCGGCTGCGAAGGCCGCTGCGCCCAAGGCGGCTGCTGCGCCGAAGGCGGTGAAGCCGAAGGCCGAGGCCGCGCCGAAGGCCAAGCCTGCCGCCAAGGCCGCTCCCAAGGCGGCGGCGAAGCCCGCCGCTGCGAAGGCCCCGGGGACCAGGGCCGCAGCTCCGAAGACCACGGCTCCGAAGGCGGTCGCTAAGCCGGCGGCCAAGAAGGCTCCGGCCGCGAAGAAGTAGCTATTTCGCCGAGCGGCGCAGGGCGACCAGGGCCTCGTCGAGGCAGGCCCGGTCGCCGGCGATGGCGATCTGCCCGCCGTTCGGCCCCACCGGCTGGCCACGCCAGTTGGTGACCAGGCCGCCCGCCCCTTCGATCAGAGGGATGGCGGATTCGATATCCCAGGACTTCAGCCCCGCCTCGATCACCATGTCCACCTTGCCCATGGCGACCATGGCGTAGGCATAGGCGTCGCAGCCCAACCGCGCCAGCCGCGCGGCCGCGCGCACCTGGGTCCAGGCGCCCAGTTCGGCGCCGTCGAAACAGGTCTCGGGATCGGTGGTGGCGATGGTCGCGTCGGTCAGCTTGGGACAGGCGCGGACCTTCAGGGGGGTGACCTCCCCACGGGCCAGCAGGCGCGATCCGCCCGCATGGCCGATAAAGACCTCGTCCAGATACGGCTGGCCGATGGAGCCGAGGACCGGGCGGCCCTGGTGGCGTAGGCCGATCAGCGTCGTCCAGAGCGGCAGTCCGGCGACGAAGGCGCGCGTGCCGTCCACGGGATCGAGCACCCACACGAATTCAGCATCGGGACGGTCTTCGCCGTACTCCTCGCCTATGACGCCATGTTCCGGAAAGCGGGCGGCGATCAGCTCGCGGATCGCGGCCTCCGCGCCCTTGTCGGCGGCGGTGACGGGGTCGAAGCCGCGCATGCCGCCCTTGTCCTCCAGCCCGTGGTCGGACCGGAAGTAAGGCAGGGTCACGCGCGCCGCGGCGGCGTTGAGTTCGAGAAGGAAGGCGTCGAGTTCGGCCAGACGGCCGGCGGCAAGGGCGGGCATGGCGACCGCTTTACCCCGCCGCCGGCCTCCGCGATATCCCCTGCCGGAGATCGCCAGGTCGGGCGCAAGCAGTCGGGCGTCAGGCCGCTTCGTGTTCGCCGTTCAGCGACTTGGCGAGATCGAGCAGCCGGCGGCGCGGACGTTCGCCGAGTTGGTAGTAGGCGCGGATAAGGTCGAGGGTTTCCTTGCTGCCCAGGACTTCGCCGCCGGCCTCGCCCGGACCTTCGCCCAGCGCCTGCTCGCGCTGTGCGGCGTCCGCCAGGCCGTCGTAAAAGTAGCCGACCGGTACTTCGAGCGCTTCCGACAGCTGCCACAGGCGGGCTGCCGAAATGCGGTTGGCGCCGCACTCGTATTTCTGGATCTGCTGGAACCGCACGCCGCAGGCGCCCGCCAGCTGTTGTTGGGTCAGGCCCAGCAGGCGCCGCCGCCGGCGCAGCCTTTTGCCCAGGTGAACGTCGATGTTGCTGCCCATGGGTTCCATCGCCCCCAGTCCTTCTGCTTGCCGCCCGTCTCAAAGCGAGACGACCTGGGTTCAATTTCGCAAGTCGCGCGCCAAGCGAGCGCTGTTCGCGTTGCGCGACAGGGAACGACGCGACTACTAGAGGGCATGACGCAGGCTAAGCCCCCGGTGGCGCAGGATCTTTTGTGGCGGTTGGAGGCCCTGGCCTTCGACGTGGTGATCGCCTTCGCGCGGATGCTGCCAGTCGACCTGGTGTCAGATTTCGGCGCCTGGTTCTTCAAGACCCTCGGCCCGCTGACCAGCGCCCAGAAGGTGGCCGAGACCAATCTGCGCATCGCCTTCCCGCAGGCCTCGGACGCAGAGATCGCCGATCTGCTGAAGGCGCAGTGGGACAATACCGGCCGCACCTTCCTGGAACTGCTGATCATGGACCGGATCATCGGCGCGCCCGACCGGGTCGAGATCGTGAATGGCCAGCGTTTCGATGAGATCGCCGCCAACCAGGAACCGGTGGTGTTCGTTTCGGGTCACTTCGCGAACTTCGAGGTGATGCCCGCGGCGATCGTCAACTCGCCGGTGAAGTGTCAGATCACCTATCGGGCGATGAACAACCCGCACGTCGAAAAGCGGGTGCGCGACTACCGCTTCCGCTACGGGGTCCGCTATTTCGCGCCGAAGGGCGGCGACGGCGCGCGCGAACTGCTGGCGGCGCTCGGACGCGGCGAGTCCGTGGCGCTGATGAACGACCAGAAGTTCAATGGCGGGGTCGCTGCACCGTTCTTCGGCGTCACCTGCCACACCGCGCCGGGGCCGTCGCGGCTGGCGCTGCGCTTCAACACCGTGCTGCAGCCGATGTCGGTGCAGCGGGGGCGCAAGGCCCGCTTCCGGGTGGTGGTGCACGAGCCGATCCAGCTGGAGCATACCGGCAACACCGCCGCAGACATCGACGCGGCGGTGCGCAAGATCAACGCCATGATCGAAGGCTGGGTGCGTGAGCGTCCGGCCGAATGGTTCTGGACCCACAAGCGCTGGCCCAACGAGACCTATCGGCGCAATCGCTAGAGCATTTTCCGCCGATGTGGCCGCCGGTGCGGCGAAGAAAATGCTCCAAATTCAAAAAATTCATGAGCAAGTTCGATCCGATTGGATCGGAATTGCTCTAGGCAGGTCCGGGCACGCCGACCATCAACATCGGGTTCATGTGCCGCCCGCGCCACTTCAGCCGCCAGCATAGGTGCGGGCCGGTGGCTCGGCCAGTCGACCCGACTGCGCCGATGCGCTGGCCGCGCGCCAGGCTCTGGCCGCCGGCGACGTCGACGCTGCTGAGGTGAAGATAGGCCGAGACCACGCCCTGGCCGTGGTCGATCATGACGATGCCGCCCTCGTACAGCATCCGCGGGTCGGCCAGCACCACGAGTCCGCCGGCGGGAGCGGTCACCGGCGTGCCGGTCGGGGCGGCCAGGTCGATGCCGTAGTGCGGCGGGCGCGGCCGTCCGTCGACGATCCTCTGGCCGCCGAACCGCGCCGTCACGCGGAAGTCGCGCAGCGGCGCTGAGAAGCCAGTCCTGAAGTCGTCCCGATCGGTGACGCTGGCGAAGGCGGCGGCCTTGCGGCGGCTCTCCTCGGCGATGCGCGCCTCCAGTTCGGGACTGGCCTGGCCCTGATAGACCCGCCGCAGGCCCTTGATGCGCTGGACGTCGTACTCGGCGCGGTCGATCTGCAGTTGGCGCGTCAGATCCGCGCCGCGGGCGTCGATGCGCACCCGTGCGTGGGGGCCGGCGTCGCGGTCGAAGCCGAGATAGAAGAACCCGCCGTCGGAAGCGCGAGCGACCATCTGGCCGTCGAGGAACACCTTCGCGCGCGGCGTGGTGCGGCCGATGGCGAAGCCGCTCTGCTGCATGCGCCCGCTGAGCGCCAGGTCAGCGGCCTGGGTCGGGGCGGCGAGTGCGGCGGAGGCCAGCCCGAGAACCGCCGTCCGGCGGTTCAGCGCGCCGTCAGGGATGCAGTTCCTTCCACCGCGCCAGCGCTTCGACCGGCGTGGCGTAGGCTTCCTGGAGGGCTGGGTTCCAGTAGCGCAGGGCCTCCACCGGGATCTTCACCTTGGAGACGGCGCAGATCACGTAGCGTCCCGGCTTGAGCACGACGAATTCGCCGTCGCCGTAGTGGAGCGAGGCGATGTCGGAGCCGGTGAGGTCGCGGTCGTGAGCGTTCATGGAGATCTATGTAGCGCGCCGGAGGCGGCGAGAACAGGGCGCGGCCTGACTTCGCCGCTGCGATGCGGTCAGAACAGGTCGCCCTGGTTGGAGGGGACGGGCGGCGGCTTGGGCGCGCGCGGGGGCTTCGCGGCCGGCGTCGGGGTCACGGGCGGCGCGGCGCTCGGCGTCCCGTCGATGGTCGCCTCGCGGCTCTGATCGGCGAAGACCAGCCGCACGCCTTCGCCGCTGGTCAGGGTGGCGCCTTCCCGCACCAGCGAGCCGTCGGCGCGGTGCACCCGGGCGAAGCCCCGTTTCAGCGGCGCGCTCGGGTCGACCGAGGCGTAGAGCTTCGAAAGGCTGGAGAGCCGCTCGGCGGTGCGGTCCAGGCCGCGGGTCATCGCCGGCTTCAGGCGGACCACCAGCCGCGCCAGCCGGTCGGCGTGAACCTGCTGGGGCCGTTGCAGCAGGCTAGGCGACAGCCGCGAGGAGACCCGCACCAGGTCGGTGTGGTGCGCCGCCACGTTGCGCGACAGTCCCGCGCCCAGCCGGCTGGAGGCTAGGTTGAAGCGCTGGGCGGCCATCTCCACCAGGTCGGGGACGCGGGCCAGCGCGCGGCCGGCGTGCTCGACCCGGCCGCGGCGGTCCTCGACCGTACGGCCGCCGCAGCGGTGCAGGCGGGCCGAGAGGTCGCCGATATAGGCCTTCAACTCGGCTAAGACCGGCGTGGCCATCTCGGCGGCGGCGGTCGGCGTCGGGGCGCGGCGGTCGGACACGAAGTCGATCAGGGTGGTGTCGGTCTCGTGCCCGACGGCCGAAATCAGCGGGATGCTCCCGGCCGCCACCGCGCGGGCCAGGGCCTCGTCATTGAAGGCCCAGAGATCCTCGACCGAGCCGCCGCCGCGCGCCACGATCAGCACGTCCGGGCGCGGCACGGGGCCGTCGGGCGCCATGGCGTTGAAGCGGGCGATGGCGTTGGCGACCTGTCCGGCTGCTGCGTCGCCCTGGACGACGACCGGCCAGACGATCACCCGGCAGGGCCAGCGGTCGCGGATGCGATGCAGGATGTCGCGGATCACCGCGCCGGTCGGGCTGGTGATGACGCCGACGACAGCCGGCATGGTCGGCAGCGGCTGCTTGCGGGCCTGGTCGAACAGGCCCTCGCCATGCAGCTTGGCCTTCAGGCGCTCGAGTTGGGCCAGCAGCGCGCCGACGCCGGCGGCCTCCATGGTCTCGATGACCATCTGGTAGCGCGAGCCGGCCGGATAGGTGGTGATCTTGCCGGTGACCACAACCTCCATCCCCTGTTGCGGGCGGATGGAGAGGTTCTTGACCGATCCCTTCCAGACGACGCCGTCAATGGCGGCGCGCTCGTCCTTGATGGTCAGATAGACGTGGCCGTTGGAATGATGGGTGACCTTGGAGAGTTCGCCGCGCAGACGCACGAACCCGTAGGCGTCCTCCAGCGTGCGCTTCAGCGCGAACGCGAGCTCGGAGACCGAATAGGCCTTGGCGTTGCTGTCGGTGTCAGGCGCGACGTCGGTCATAGGGCAGACATAGCGGCGTGCGACGCCAAAAAGAAGTTCGGGCGCGCCCGACAGCGAAGCTGCCGATTGGCGCGCCCGGAACCCATCCCCCCGGATACTAGATGTAGCGGCGCAGCGAGCGGGCCAGTTCGTTGGCGCCGCCGCGCTTCTTGGTCTGCACCGGCTGATAGGCGACGCGGGCGTGCTCCATGCAGTAGGGGCCCTCGTCCTGGCGGCGGCCGCAGAAGGTGAAGCTGTCGCTCGACGGATCGCCGATCGGCCACTTGCACATGTGGGCGCCCAGGGTCAGCACCGTGGCCGTGCCCGGGGCTTCCTCGACATAGCGCACCGGCGACGGCGCCGGGGTCGGCGCGGCGGCCGCGACAGCGGCCGGTTCGGCGATGCGGCGCGGCGCGGCCGGAGCGGCGGCGGCCGGACGGGCCGGACGCGGGGCCTTGAAGGCCGGGCGCGCCGGCTTCGACGGTGCGGCGCGTCCCGACAGGCCCAGGCGGTGGACCTTGCCGATGACGGCGTTGCGGGTCACCCCGCCCAATTGTTTGGCGATCTGGCTGGCCGAGAGGCCGTCCTGCCAGAGCTTCTTCAGACTCTCGACGCGTTCGTCAGTCCAACCCATGTCTGGCTCCACCCGGTTGTACGCCCCCAGCGCCGCCCCCGCGGGTGGCTGGGATCTACATCTTGTGGCAGTCCGAAATCTGACCGCCCTCAACTACTAGATATCGTAACCCATCCATTAATGGCCACAATAGGCGCCCTCAGCTTCGTCCACAGAAACTAGATATTGATTCTGTCCACAGGGTTCGCGTTTTAAGCGGCGCCGTGACGGGTGCTTGCGATCCGGCCCAAGCGGGCGCACATCCTGGGCCATGAAGGACATGCCCGCCGCCGACGCCGTCATCCCGCCGCAGCCCCGCGACTACCACGGGTTCAACTGGGCCGGGTTCGGGACCCTCTACGCCCGCGAGGTGCGCCGGTTCTGGAAGGTCGGCATGCAGACCCTGGCCGCGCCGGTGGTGACGGCGCTGCTCTACATGATGGTGTTCGTGGTGGCCGTGCGGGGCGCCGCCCCGCCGATCCACGGCACGCCGTTCGCGGTGTTCGTGGCCCCGGGCCTGATCATGATGCAGATCCTGAACAACGCCTTCGCCAACTCCTCGTCGTCGCTGCTGCAGGCCAAGTTCAACGGGCTGGTCGGCGACTTCATGACCCCGCCGCTCACCCCGGTCGAGCAGGTGCTGGCTTTCGCGCTGGGCGCGGCGACCCGCGGGGTCGTGGTCGGGGCGGTGACCTTCGCGGCGATCCTGCCGTTCGCCGCCCTGCCGATCACCCACGTCTGGGCGGTGCTCTATTTCGGGATCAGCGCGGCGCTGATCCTGGGCATGCTGGGCATCATGGCCGGGCTGTGGGCCGAGAAGTTCGACCACATGGCGGTGGTCACCAACTTCATCATCATGCCCCTGACCTTCCTGTCGGGGACCTTCTATCTGGTCGACCGGCTGCCGGAGCCGTTCCGCACGGCCAGCCACTACAACCCGTTCTTCTATCTGATCGACGGGTTCCGCTACGGCTTCATCGGCCATGCGGAAGGCTCGCTGATCGCTGGCGTCGGCATGACCGCGGGGCTGGTGCTGGCCTTCGCCTGCCTGTGCCTCTGGATGTTCGAGACCGGCTATAAGCTGAAGACCTGAGCCGGCCCCGACGGTCTCAGCGCTGCGGCACGCCCACGGCGATCATCTCGACGTGGGTCGGCGCGCCGCGGGTGATCAC
This region includes:
- a CDS encoding SCP2 sterol-binding domain-containing protein produces the protein MTTTLEELTRRVAAAVGEDAGLGRTFKVDLRGEGFIHIDGASVTNEDKPADLTVSISRKDLKALGAGELNPMTAVITGRLKVSDMGLAMSLQPQMQALFAKLG
- a CDS encoding alpha/beta hydrolase, which gives rise to MSPAPLISIPSAPVPAGAEAAWFEGAGKARLRAALFPARGAVRGSIVLSGGRTEPIEKYFEVIEDLTGRGYVVLAHDWRGQGLSHRELPDRLAGHARGYDAFLADYHALLAAYESRLPQPWFAIGHSMGGCLTLLALAKGEAARFQGAILCAPMLELQLGKTPPTAARLMAGLNVLLGRGGAYARPAGPAETFETNVLTHDRARYERAKAQVRAEPKLDLGGPTWGWIDFALKATAYLSRPETLKSVTIPVVIVSAEQDRLVDNTAQRVAARNLPAGEFVNVAGAFHEILMETDTMRNIFLRALDALLGRSAPAPAAPKPLEPTPMTAAAPASAPAPAPAPVAEVKPAPAPASKAAEPAPAAPAAVVEVKPAAPKAPAEPKAAPKPKAEAKPAAKSAAAAKPRAAPAAKPAAKAAAKPAAKAAAPKAAAAPKAVKPKAEAAPKAKPAAKAAPKAAAKPAAAKAPGTRAAAPKTTAPKAVAKPAAKKAPAAKK
- the hisN gene encoding histidinol-phosphatase, whose product is MPALAAGRLAELDAFLLELNAAAARVTLPYFRSDHGLEDKGGMRGFDPVTAADKGAEAAIRELIAARFPEHGVIGEEYGEDRPDAEFVWVLDPVDGTRAFVAGLPLWTTLIGLRHQGRPVLGSIGQPYLDEVFIGHAGGSRLLARGEVTPLKVRACPKLTDATIATTDPETCFDGAELGAWTQVRAAARLARLGCDAYAYAMVAMGKVDMVIEAGLKSWDIESAIPLIEGAGGLVTNWRGQPVGPNGGQIAIAGDRACLDEALVALRRSAK
- a CDS encoding helix-turn-helix transcriptional regulator yields the protein MEPMGSNIDVHLGKRLRRRRRLLGLTQQQLAGACGVRFQQIQKYECGANRISAARLWQLSEALEVPVGYFYDGLADAAQREQALGEGPGEAGGEVLGSKETLDLIRAYYQLGERPRRRLLDLAKSLNGEHEAA
- a CDS encoding lysophospholipid acyltransferase family protein, with translation MTQAKPPVAQDLLWRLEALAFDVVIAFARMLPVDLVSDFGAWFFKTLGPLTSAQKVAETNLRIAFPQASDAEIADLLKAQWDNTGRTFLELLIMDRIIGAPDRVEIVNGQRFDEIAANQEPVVFVSGHFANFEVMPAAIVNSPVKCQITYRAMNNPHVEKRVRDYRFRYGVRYFAPKGGDGARELLAALGRGESVALMNDQKFNGGVAAPFFGVTCHTAPGPSRLALRFNTVLQPMSVQRGRKARFRVVVHEPIQLEHTGNTAADIDAAVRKINAMIEGWVRERPAEWFWTHKRWPNETYRRNR
- a CDS encoding M23 family metallopeptidase, which gives rise to MQQSGFAIGRTTPRAKVFLDGQMVARASDGGFFYLGFDRDAGPHARVRIDARGADLTRQLQIDRAEYDVQRIKGLRRVYQGQASPELEARIAEESRRKAAAFASVTDRDDFRTGFSAPLRDFRVTARFGGQRIVDGRPRPPHYGIDLAAPTGTPVTAPAGGLVVLADPRMLYEGGIVMIDHGQGVVSAYLHLSSVDVAGGQSLARGQRIGAVGSTGRATGPHLCWRLKWRGRHMNPMLMVGVPGPA
- a CDS encoding DUF2093 domain-containing protein, whose product is MNAHDRDLTGSDIASLHYGDGEFVVLKPGRYVICAVSKVKIPVEALRYWNPALQEAYATPVEALARWKELHP
- the xseA gene encoding exodeoxyribonuclease VII large subunit, which codes for MTDVAPDTDSNAKAYSVSELAFALKRTLEDAYGFVRLRGELSKVTHHSNGHVYLTIKDERAAIDGVVWKGSVKNLSIRPQQGMEVVVTGKITTYPAGSRYQMVIETMEAAGVGALLAQLERLKAKLHGEGLFDQARKQPLPTMPAVVGVITSPTGAVIRDILHRIRDRWPCRVIVWPVVVQGDAAAGQVANAIARFNAMAPDGPVPRPDVLIVARGGGSVEDLWAFNDEALARAVAAGSIPLISAVGHETDTTLIDFVSDRRAPTPTAAAEMATPVLAELKAYIGDLSARLHRCGGRTVEDRRGRVEHAGRALARVPDLVEMAAQRFNLASSRLGAGLSRNVAAHHTDLVRVSSRLSPSLLQRPQQVHADRLARLVVRLKPAMTRGLDRTAERLSSLSKLYASVDPSAPLKRGFARVHRADGSLVREGATLTSGEGVRLVFADQSREATIDGTPSAAPPVTPTPAAKPPRAPKPPPVPSNQGDLF
- a CDS encoding GcrA family cell cycle regulator, with the translated sequence MGWTDERVESLKKLWQDGLSASQIAKQLGGVTRNAVIGKVHRLGLSGRAAPSKPARPAFKAPRPARPAAAAPAAPRRIAEPAAVAAAAPTPAPSPVRYVEEAPGTATVLTLGAHMCKWPIGDPSSDSFTFCGRRQDEGPYCMEHARVAYQPVQTKKRGGANELARSLRRYI
- a CDS encoding ABC transporter permease; the protein is MKDMPAADAVIPPQPRDYHGFNWAGFGTLYAREVRRFWKVGMQTLAAPVVTALLYMMVFVVAVRGAAPPIHGTPFAVFVAPGLIMMQILNNAFANSSSSLLQAKFNGLVGDFMTPPLTPVEQVLAFALGAATRGVVVGAVTFAAILPFAALPITHVWAVLYFGISAALILGMLGIMAGLWAEKFDHMAVVTNFIIMPLTFLSGTFYLVDRLPEPFRTASHYNPFFYLIDGFRYGFIGHAEGSLIAGVGMTAGLVLAFACLCLWMFETGYKLKT